In the genome of Brachypodium distachyon strain Bd21 chromosome 3, Brachypodium_distachyon_v3.0, whole genome shotgun sequence, the window AGAGCCGAGAACAACACCTCTATGATCAAGAAGGATAGCGCCCCAAGCCGCGGAATTATCCTGCTGAAGAAAGTTTAACATAAGTTGCATCAGGTGGTCCCAAGTCTCCAGATGCATTTGACAAGCTAGGGATGGAGGGATGGTTGTCAGGATCATGATCAACAGTTCTGATAGGCGGCGGGCTTTAGGCAACCTGTAGACGCTACCGTACAGTGATTACATTGCTTAAGATGCGAAACACTGGTCGGCTAGCTAGTCAAAGCCTTTTACTTGCTTGGATGAAAAGCACGAATTCACGTTCTTCAGTTGCTCTGTTAAGCAGTTAAGCCAAATTTTGCACGTTTGCTTGCGACGCTGACTGAAGTCCTGTTGCGAAAGCCAagatttgcattttttttttctcgaaaaggAGGTCGAAATCTCTgacctctgcatcaaaatgatgacaaattgatttattttacaaGAGTCTGGCAAAACGAAAACACCGATTGAACAATTCAAAGTCACCAAACTATACCTACGAGCCTGAAATATGAACGCAGCCATTATCGGGGCCATTATCGAGGTGGTATGTCCTAACTGCACACCAGCGTCCACTGTCAAAATCCGAAGATTTACATTGTTTGACATGTACGCTTCTCAGCTTTACCGGTGACTGGTTGACGACTACTATTTCCTCCATGTTGCTTAATCCATTCGGTTAGTCAGCTCTGGGGTCCATGACGTTTTACACCGTGAAGACGTTGTACCGGCATCTTAGCAGAAAAATGAATTGGACAGACATGTTAAACTCAAGAACATAACCACTCAAGAATCAGGATTTCGATTTCTTGCAGTCCTGTACATGGGAAGATATTTACATCCTCTTTCCCAGAGTTCATTCTCTTTCTCACCTAAATCCCTAAAACCAATTGAATATTTAATCTCCAGCCTCGCAAAAACTGCTTctataaaggaaaaaaaaagaacactaTCTATCTTTCAGAAACGCTTCATTCTGCATCCTCTTGAATAATGCTCAGAGCCCGCTTCAGCCGCGACCGCGCCGCGGCGAGCTTCTCATGCCCCTTCGCCGGAATCAGCGACCCGGCCGCGAACTCCCCTAGCGTCAGCTCGTTAAGCTTCTCGTTGAACAGaccgtcctcgccgccagtcACAAGCTCCTCGTGCACCGGCACCACGCGCACTTTGAGGAGCTTCTTCTTGCCGCCGtggcgccgctggggcctcttGGCCGCGAGCGCCGCACTCGCGCGCACGGCCAGCGCGGCCATGTCCGCGCTCGAGAGCGGCCGCCCGAGCGCTGCTGCCGGTAGCACGAAGTAGATCTGCCCCGGCTGGAGCAGCTCGCCGGAGGCCAGAGCCGGAGGGCTCTGGTCGAAGTAGAGCGCGTTAGAACtgcagaggaagaaggaggaagCGGTGTCGCCACTGCCGAGAACGTCGGAGACGGAGACGCGGTGGCCGGCCGGGAGCTCCTTTAGCGAGCCGTCGGCGGCGATGATCCTgaccggcgccggagacgcgGCCTGCTGCTGCGAGAGGCTGCCTCGGTGGTTGAAACAGGAAGAAAGCTTCGCTCCCATTGAGAATCTTTGCGTTTGTCCGTGTGGTGTGGTGGAATTGAGATCTTTGTTTGAGCTCGTTGGAACTTGAAGTTGGATGTGGAGATCGGAAGGATAGCAGGCTTATATAAAGGTAGGAGCTGGTGAGGATCAGACCGGGAATGTTAGAGCAGAAAAGCCGATAGAGACTGGAAAGTAGTTGCTCCAGCAATTGACCAGAATAATATTGTTTGCACGGAAGCTGCTTTGCTCCTTGGCTAGTGACAGTGAATCGGGTCGACCTTGTGTAGGCTCGTCGCGGGCCAACTCGTCAGCCGCCCCGGCAGGGCGCCCTTTTTGGCGTGCTAGCGTCAGCGCCTACGCAAGCGGCAACACCTGGCCTTGCGCCCCAAACAACCGTTGCGGCGCGGACTTTTCTGCACAAACACTTTCACGCATGCTTTGATTTTGATAGGCCGTGACGGGAGAATGTTCCGAACTACAGTCGCGAACAGCGTGAAAAAGCGGCAGAGATGCGGTTCCTTGGAGCACGCGCGCAAAGTGCTCTGAGCAAATAACATTGCATAGTGTTCTGAACAAATAACATCGTCACTCTGCTCGCTCCGTTCTTAAATACTTGCcatgattttagtgcaaaatacctaaatacttgtcatgatTTCAGTGCAACTTTTGCACTAAAActatgacaagtatttaggaacggaggaagtataaatTAAGTGTGTGGCTCTTTATaagttgtctgatttttaagcTAAAATTTTAAATCTAACTCGACGAATCGTTGCATTAATATCTAGATCTCATTTTATCATTTATTTCTCATCATCCGTTTTGAATCTTAAAGCACTCCAACGGCTAATgaatcaacttatctctaactaaaaatcagacaacttAGACATAACAAACCAATAATTAATTATCAGTTTTCCTATTTCTAAGGCCACTAAGAAATAcaccctccgatccataataagtgcctGGGTTTATTACAAAATtagtattcctccgtccaacaaagaatgtctcaactttgactaaatttgaatgcatctatacactaagtaatgtctagatacatccaaattttaacaaacttgagacatcttttgttggacggagaga includes:
- the LOC100826767 gene encoding uncharacterized protein LOC100826767, with protein sequence MGAKLSSCFNHRGSLSQQQAASPAPVRIIAADGSLKELPAGHRVSVSDVLGSGDTASSFFLCSSNALYFDQSPPALASGELLQPGQIYFVLPAAALGRPLSSADMAALAVRASAALAAKRPQRRHGGKKKLLKVRVVPVHEELVTGGEDGLFNEKLNELTLGEFAAGSLIPAKGHEKLAAARSRLKRALSIIQEDAE